A window of the Mesoplasma florum L1 genome harbors these coding sequences:
- the rpsM gene encoding 30S ribosomal protein S13 gives MARISGVEIPNEKRVVISLTYIYGIGLSTSQKVLSKLNISEDVRTRDLTEEQIKAISTEISNFKVEGELRREVSLNIKRLMEIGCYRGLRHRKGLPVRGQSSKTNARTVKGPRKTVANKKK, from the coding sequence ATGGCTCGTATTAGTGGAGTAGAAATCCCAAACGAAAAAAGAGTTGTAATTTCATTAACATATATTTATGGTATTGGATTATCAACATCTCAAAAAGTTTTATCTAAATTAAACATCAGTGAAGATGTTCGTACAAGAGATTTAACTGAAGAACAAATTAAAGCAATTTCTACAGAAATTTCAAACTTCAAAGTTGAAGGGGAATTACGTAGAGAAGTATCATTAAACATTAAACGTTTAATGGAAATAGGATGTTACAGAGGATTAAGACACCGTAAAGGATTACCTGTAAGAGGGCAATCTTCAAAAACAAACGCAAGAACTGTTAAAGGTCCAAGAAAAACTGTAGCTAACAAGAAAAAATAG
- the rplQ gene encoding 50S ribosomal protein L17, with product MSYIQKQGKNTAWRVALMRNLTSELIVSERLEITETRAKELRKHLDKMVTLAKRGDLHARRQAASWLRNIEASSKEDVLQKLFTTIAKKYKDRDGGYTRILKLDNRKGDNAPMVIIELV from the coding sequence ATGTCATATATTCAAAAACAAGGTAAGAATACTGCATGAAGAGTAGCTTTAATGCGTAACTTAACTAGTGAATTAATTGTTTCAGAACGTTTAGAAATTACTGAAACAAGAGCTAAAGAATTAAGAAAACATTTAGATAAAATGGTTACTTTAGCAAAGCGTGGCGATTTACACGCTAGACGTCAAGCTGCTTCATGATTAAGAAACATTGAAGCAAGTTCAAAAGAAGATGTTTTACAAAAATTATTTACAACTATCGCTAAAAAATATAAAGATAGAGACGGTGGTTACACACGTATCTTAAAATTAGATAACCGTAAAGGTGATAATGCACCAATGGTAATTATTGAATTAGTTTAG
- a CDS encoding adenylate kinase family protein, which yields MNIMLLGAPGSGKGTLAEKLIKNQGFNQMSTGDLMRKEINDETPLGIECARYMNEGRLVPDEVTMGIVKNFLQDNHNQLIFDGIPRTLNQAKILEENLIELNAKIDKVIYIDVPSEILLNRISGRLICPKCKVSYHIISRKPKLEGICDNDGTELVRRPDDAPEKVKVRLEAYANETAPLVDYYKNKPGFIHIVDNANTTAEEVYAEVLGAL from the coding sequence ATGAATATTATGTTATTAGGAGCACCTGGTTCAGGTAAAGGAACTTTGGCAGAAAAATTAATCAAGAATCAAGGATTTAATCAAATGTCAACAGGAGATTTGATGCGTAAAGAAATCAATGATGAAACACCTTTAGGAATTGAATGTGCAAGATATATGAATGAAGGTAGATTAGTACCTGATGAAGTTACAATGGGTATTGTAAAAAACTTTTTACAAGATAATCATAATCAATTAATTTTTGATGGAATTCCAAGAACATTAAATCAAGCTAAAATTTTAGAAGAAAACTTAATTGAACTAAATGCAAAAATAGATAAAGTTATATACATTGATGTTCCAAGTGAAATTTTATTAAACAGAATAAGTGGAAGATTAATTTGTCCAAAATGCAAAGTTAGTTACCATATCATTAGCAGAAAACCAAAATTAGAAGGAATTTGTGATAATGATGGAACTGAACTAGTTCGTAGACCAGATGATGCTCCAGAAAAAGTTAAAGTTAGACTTGAAGCATATGCAAATGAAACAGCACCATTAGTAGATTACTATAAAAATAAACCTGGATTTATTCATATTGTAGATAATGCGAACACAACTGCTGAAGAAGTTTATGCAGAAGTTTTAGGAGCTTTATAG
- a CDS encoding energy-coupling factor transporter ATPase, which translates to MTKLDKVAIKVENLKFKYAPDFPYALNDVSFEINDGEYVAVIGHNGSGKSTLSKMLIGVLSAQEGHVSIYGNVVTQDNLDQARKFLGIVFQNPDNQFIGSSVEADIAFGLENKRVNPKEMQKIIYDSAKKVGMENFLDKEPLNLSGGQKQRVAIASALALNPDILIFDEATSMLDPKGNREIKEIMVELRDKMKKTIISITHDMDEILNADKVIVMNGGRMVKIGKPEEVLKEKEFLRSIKLEIPFLSLVEEALGNEGIKVKHSQNMDELVKQLCK; encoded by the coding sequence TTAACTAAACTTGATAAGGTTGCAATTAAAGTGGAAAACTTAAAATTTAAATATGCTCCTGATTTTCCTTATGCTTTAAATGACGTTAGTTTTGAAATTAATGATGGTGAATATGTTGCTGTTATTGGACACAATGGAAGTGGTAAGTCAACTCTTTCAAAAATGCTTATAGGTGTGCTTTCTGCTCAAGAAGGACACGTAAGTATATATGGTAATGTAGTTACTCAAGATAATTTAGATCAAGCACGTAAATTTTTAGGTATTGTTTTCCAAAACCCTGATAATCAATTTATAGGTTCTAGTGTAGAAGCTGATATTGCATTTGGATTAGAAAATAAACGTGTTAATCCAAAAGAAATGCAAAAAATAATTTATGATTCAGCTAAAAAAGTTGGAATGGAAAATTTCTTAGATAAAGAACCATTAAACTTATCTGGTGGTCAAAAACAACGTGTGGCTATTGCTAGTGCGCTTGCTCTAAATCCAGATATATTAATTTTTGATGAAGCAACAAGTATGCTTGATCCAAAAGGAAATAGAGAAATTAAAGAAATAATGGTTGAACTTAGAGATAAAATGAAAAAAACAATTATTTCTATTACTCACGACATGGATGAAATTCTTAACGCAGATAAAGTTATAGTTATGAATGGTGGTCGTATGGTTAAAATTGGTAAACCAGAAGAAGTTCTTAAAGAAAAAGAATTTTTAAGATCAATTAAATTAGAAATACCATTTTTATCTTTAGTTGAAGAAGCCTTAGGCAATGAAGGAATTAAAGTAAAACATAGTCAAAATATGGATGAGTTGGTGAAACAGTTATGCAAATAA
- a CDS encoding energy-coupling factor transporter ATPase → MQINKKEIKQNLKKWNEEKKSIKSFSFTGDIILDNVSYTYSKKTPFEFRALDNADLTISDKKITCVIGTTGSGKSTMIQLTNGLLISETGQTIVGDYKIPAGLKKIKEVKDLRREVGLVFQFPEYQLFQDTIEKDIAFGPIHLGADKEEVYKKIPELLDLVSLPREYAKRSPFELSGGQKRRTAIAGIIAMDGKTLVLDEPTGGLDPKGEEDFMNLFLRLNKNQGKRIIMVTHNMDQVLKVADEVIVMHEGKVISKGSPFEIFSNQELLSKIQIEPPKLYKLMYKLKEKGTDLLNKNIRTIDEFAKAFKEVRKGK, encoded by the coding sequence ATGCAAATAAATAAAAAAGAAATCAAACAAAATCTAAAAAAATGAAATGAAGAAAAAAAATCTATTAAATCATTTTCATTTACTGGTGATATTATTTTAGATAATGTAAGCTATACATATTCAAAAAAGACTCCTTTTGAATTTAGAGCACTTGATAATGCAGATTTAACAATCTCTGATAAAAAGATAACTTGTGTTATTGGTACAACTGGTTCTGGGAAATCAACAATGATTCAATTAACTAATGGATTATTAATTTCTGAAACAGGTCAAACAATTGTTGGAGATTATAAAATCCCAGCAGGGCTTAAAAAAATTAAGGAAGTTAAAGATTTAAGAAGAGAAGTTGGACTTGTATTTCAATTTCCAGAATATCAATTATTCCAAGATACAATTGAAAAAGATATAGCTTTTGGTCCTATTCATTTAGGTGCTGACAAAGAAGAAGTTTATAAAAAAATACCTGAACTATTAGATTTAGTTTCTTTACCAAGAGAATATGCTAAAAGATCACCTTTTGAATTATCAGGTGGACAAAAAAGAAGAACTGCTATTGCCGGAATTATTGCAATGGATGGTAAAACATTAGTTCTTGATGAACCAACAGGTGGATTAGACCCAAAAGGTGAAGAAGACTTCATGAACTTATTTTTAAGATTAAATAAAAATCAAGGAAAAAGAATTATTATGGTTACTCATAATATGGATCAAGTTTTAAAAGTTGCTGACGAAGTAATAGTTATGCATGAAGGAAAAGTTATTTCAAAAGGGTCACCATTTGAAATATTCTCTAACCAAGAATTATTATCAAAAATACAAATTGAACCACCAAAATTATACAAACTTATGTATAAACTAAAAGAAAAAGGAACAGATTTATTAAATAAAAATATTAGAACAATTGATGAATTTGCAAAAGCATTTAAAGAAGTAAGAAAGGGGAAATAA
- a CDS encoding energy-coupling factor transporter transmembrane component T family protein — protein sequence MRVTFGRYLPKNSIIHAMDPRFKLVMIILLMVSIFLPIGFTGYIICAVVILTIFALSKLSFRMLLGLLPPVLFVFFVIFLMNAFLTHPDSSILEYFLAKNNQVSGVWANKISGGAVTGQFLVSSSNLSSMPDGYQNIGLFYKIGPVWFSEKALYNALIMTFRIYLMISLTCILTASTSPLQLTLAIEDLLYPLKWIGIPVYILSMIISIALRMIPTLIDEAGRIMKAQSSRGIDVKNGKLKDKVKGLTSLIIPLLVSAFQKAEDLSYAMEARGYDPYSKRTRYIQFKFRAMDLVLLLFAFALMLFLILYSVNVLGLWHISFPRLDTIIGIRN from the coding sequence ATGAGAGTAACATTCGGTAGATATTTACCAAAAAATTCTATTATTCATGCAATGGATCCTAGATTTAAATTAGTAATGATCATTTTATTGATGGTAAGTATTTTCTTACCTATTGGTTTTACAGGTTACATTATATGTGCAGTTGTTATACTTACAATTTTTGCACTGTCTAAACTAAGCTTTAGAATGTTACTTGGATTATTACCACCTGTATTATTTGTCTTCTTTGTAATATTTTTAATGAATGCTTTTCTAACACACCCAGATTCAAGTATTTTAGAATATTTTTTAGCTAAGAATAATCAAGTTAGTGGAGTATGAGCAAACAAAATTTCTGGTGGAGCTGTTACTGGACAATTTTTAGTTAGTTCAAGCAATTTATCATCAATGCCTGATGGATATCAAAATATAGGTTTATTTTATAAAATAGGACCTGTTTGATTCAGTGAGAAAGCTTTATATAATGCATTAATAATGACATTTAGAATTTATTTAATGATTTCATTAACTTGTATACTTACAGCATCCACTTCACCATTACAATTAACATTGGCAATAGAAGATTTATTATACCCATTAAAATGAATTGGAATACCAGTTTACATTTTATCAATGATTATTTCTATTGCATTACGTATGATACCTACTTTAATTGATGAAGCAGGAAGAATTATGAAAGCTCAATCTTCAAGAGGAATTGATGTTAAGAATGGTAAATTAAAAGATAAAGTTAAGGGTTTAACATCATTGATTATTCCGTTATTAGTATCAGCGTTCCAAAAAGCAGAAGACTTATCTTATGCAATGGAAGCAAGAGGATATGATCCTTATTCAAAAAGAACAAGATACATACAATTTAAATTTAGAGCAATGGATTTAGTTCTATTATTATTTGCTTTTGCATTAATGTTATTTTTAATTCTGTATTCAGTTAATGTTTTAGGATTATGACACATTAGTTTCCCAAGACTTGACACAATTATTGGAATTAGAAATTAA
- a CDS encoding DNA-directed RNA polymerase subunit alpha gives MKQFNKPEFGIVKESPNKFYGKFEAAPLERGFAVTLGNALRRTLLSSTPGASVFAIKIAGAQHEFTSISGIEENVTRIVLNVKKLILRIDSAIYNDDETVELKVGTSTIGPVTAGSLVLPAGVEVLNKDLVIANVAEGGNLDLVLYAKNSRGYKTFKENKELKDVVPGMITIDSNYSPIIKVAYGSTPINLGKAQDFEKLILEVETDGSILASDAVSLASKILISHFDVFTTLAEEVEEVAIMGVETVEEKELDKPVEELEFTQRSLNCLKRAGISTLRELVSKTEDEIQDIRNLGRKSLKEIKDKVAALELTFKQN, from the coding sequence ATGAAACAATTTAATAAACCAGAATTCGGAATTGTAAAAGAATCACCAAATAAATTTTACGGTAAGTTTGAAGCAGCTCCTCTTGAAAGAGGATTTGCTGTAACTTTAGGTAATGCATTAAGAAGAACATTATTATCATCAACACCGGGAGCAAGTGTTTTCGCAATTAAAATTGCAGGAGCACAACACGAATTTACTTCAATCTCAGGTATTGAAGAAAATGTAACTCGTATAGTTCTTAACGTTAAAAAATTAATTTTAAGAATTGATAGCGCGATTTACAATGACGACGAAACTGTTGAACTAAAAGTAGGTACATCTACAATTGGTCCGGTTACTGCAGGAAGTTTAGTTTTACCAGCAGGAGTAGAGGTTTTAAATAAAGACCTAGTTATTGCAAACGTTGCTGAAGGTGGTAATTTAGATTTAGTATTATATGCTAAAAACTCAAGAGGTTACAAAACTTTCAAAGAAAATAAAGAATTAAAAGATGTAGTACCAGGAATGATTACAATCGATTCAAACTACTCACCAATTATCAAAGTTGCTTATGGATCAACTCCAATCAACTTAGGTAAAGCGCAAGATTTTGAAAAATTAATCTTAGAAGTAGAAACAGATGGATCAATCTTAGCATCAGATGCTGTTTCATTAGCATCAAAAATTCTAATTTCACACTTTGATGTATTCACTACTTTAGCTGAAGAAGTAGAAGAAGTTGCAATTATGGGTGTTGAAACTGTTGAAGAAAAAGAGTTAGACAAACCTGTTGAAGAATTAGAGTTTACTCAAAGAAGTTTAAACTGCTTAAAACGTGCTGGAATCAGTACATTAAGAGAATTAGTTTCTAAAACTGAAGATGAAATTCAAGATATTAGAAACTTAGGACGTAAGTCATTAAAAGAAATTAAAGATAAAGTTGCGGCTTTAGAATTAACATTCAAACAAAATTAA
- the rpsK gene encoding 30S ribosomal protein S11, which produces MAKPKTNNTKKRIKKNIPKGIAHIHSTFNNTIVTISDEKGNVLSWSSAGAIGFKGSKKSTPYAAQMISEAAAKGAMDQGVKSVQVEVKGPGPGRDAAVRALTIVGMEVTSIKDCTPIPHNGVRPKKRPRK; this is translated from the coding sequence ATGGCAAAACCAAAAACAAATAATACAAAAAAACGTATTAAGAAAAATATCCCAAAAGGTATCGCTCATATTCACTCTACTTTTAACAATACAATTGTTACTATTAGTGATGAAAAAGGAAACGTACTTTCTTGATCAAGTGCTGGAGCAATCGGGTTCAAAGGTTCTAAAAAATCTACACCTTATGCTGCGCAAATGATTTCAGAAGCAGCTGCTAAAGGTGCAATGGATCAAGGTGTTAAATCAGTTCAAGTTGAAGTAAAAGGTCCAGGTCCAGGTCGTGATGCTGCTGTTAGAGCATTAACAATCGTTGGAATGGAAGTAACTTCAATTAAGGATTGTACACCAATCCCTCATAATGGAGTTCGTCCTAAAAAACGTCCAAGAAAATAA
- the truA gene encoding tRNA pseudouridine(38-40) synthase TruA, with amino-acid sequence MFKFLITLEYDGSDFHGWIEQPKTSTIQGELNKAINRVTKNAVFKTIGASKTDTGVHAIDQKVLLDLGFNPKLDLFKKAINKALPETIKVRSIEEVKQDFNIRDVLYKEYSYTINDKEYNILSNRFELNWDFEEIDIDKLQNIFNLFIGEHEFKLFSGLNHKELDSNKITTIREIESIDVKRALDKVVITFKAKGFIRYQIRMIVQSALNCYLNKKISADEIKEKLQGKGNKPPFNAPAKGLKLNKIVFKS; translated from the coding sequence ATGTTTAAATTTTTAATAACTTTAGAATATGATGGTTCAGATTTTCATGGATGAATAGAACAGCCAAAAACTTCTACAATTCAAGGAGAACTTAATAAAGCTATTAATAGGGTAACTAAAAATGCAGTTTTTAAAACAATAGGAGCTAGTAAAACTGATACAGGAGTACATGCGATTGACCAAAAAGTTTTATTAGATTTAGGTTTTAATCCAAAACTTGATTTATTTAAAAAAGCAATAAATAAGGCTTTACCTGAAACTATTAAAGTTCGTTCAATAGAAGAAGTTAAACAAGACTTCAATATAAGAGATGTTTTGTATAAAGAATATTCTTATACTATAAATGATAAGGAATATAATATACTATCAAATAGGTTTGAACTTAATTGAGATTTTGAAGAAATAGATATTGATAAGCTACAAAATATATTTAATTTATTTATTGGTGAACATGAATTTAAATTATTTTCTGGATTAAATCATAAAGAGTTAGACAGTAACAAAATTACAACAATTAGAGAAATTGAATCTATTGATGTAAAAAGAGCACTTGATAAAGTTGTTATAACTTTTAAAGCCAAGGGATTTATTAGATATCAAATAAGAATGATTGTGCAGTCAGCCCTTAATTGTTATTTAAATAAAAAAATAAGTGCAGATGAAATAAAAGAAAAACTACAAGGGAAGGGTAACAAACCGCCTTTCAATGCTCCTGCAAAGGGACTTAAATTAAACAAAATAGTTTTTAAATCATAA
- the map gene encoding type I methionyl aminopeptidase translates to MAVTIKSPQEIEKMRVAGQVLAEAIDMLKSMIKVGVNCLDLDKEFEKFITEKGCKSNFKNYHGYPKTICISINEQLVHGIPQDRILEEGDLVSVDTGCVFEGYHADSAFSMIVGIAKDTKHDILLKVTEECLDLAIEALAPGVRIGTIGSIIQNHAESFGFGVPRDYTGHGIGTEMHEDPFIPNYGKKDTGMRLQAGMVICIEPMIQMGTFKTKLAADNWTVLSADKSMTAHFEHTILITDSGYEVLTKSKR, encoded by the coding sequence ATGGCTGTTACAATAAAATCACCTCAAGAAATTGAAAAAATGCGTGTTGCTGGTCAAGTTTTGGCAGAAGCTATTGACATGTTAAAATCAATGATAAAAGTAGGCGTAAATTGCTTAGATTTGGATAAAGAATTTGAAAAATTTATTACTGAAAAAGGATGTAAATCTAATTTTAAAAATTATCATGGATACCCAAAAACTATTTGTATATCAATCAATGAGCAATTAGTACATGGAATTCCACAAGATAGAATTTTAGAAGAAGGAGATTTAGTTTCTGTTGATACAGGGTGTGTTTTCGAAGGATATCATGCTGATAGTGCATTTAGTATGATAGTAGGCATTGCAAAAGATACAAAACATGATATACTATTAAAAGTCACTGAAGAATGTCTGGATTTAGCTATTGAAGCTTTAGCTCCAGGGGTTCGTATTGGTACTATTGGGAGCATAATTCAAAACCATGCAGAAAGTTTTGGTTTTGGAGTTCCAAGAGACTATACAGGACATGGAATTGGTACAGAAATGCATGAAGATCCTTTTATACCAAATTATGGTAAAAAAGATACAGGAATGCGTTTGCAAGCAGGGATGGTAATTTGTATTGAACCTATGATTCAAATGGGTACTTTCAAAACTAAACTTGCAGCAGATAATTGAACAGTTCTTTCAGCTGACAAGAGTATGACTGCTCACTTTGAACACACTATCTTAATTACTGATAGTGGTTATGAAGTATTAACTAAATCAAAAAGATAG
- the infA gene encoding translation initiation factor IF-1 — protein MAKEAEMEFEGTVVEVLPNAKFKVQLENDIVIDAHVSGKIRMHYIRILPGDKVTVVISPYDMTRGRITYRKIAKKAEV, from the coding sequence ATGGCAAAAGAAGCAGAAATGGAATTTGAAGGTACGGTTGTAGAAGTATTGCCTAATGCAAAATTCAAAGTACAACTGGAAAACGACATTGTTATTGATGCACACGTGTCAGGTAAAATCCGAATGCATTACATTCGCATCTTACCTGGAGATAAAGTAACAGTCGTGATATCACCTTATGATATGACACGTGGAAGAATTACATATAGAAAAATTGCTAAAAAAGCAGAAGTGTAA
- the rpmJ gene encoding 50S ribosomal protein L36: MKVRSSVKKICDKCRVIRRKGRVMIICAQPKHKQRQG, encoded by the coding sequence ATGAAAGTAAGATCATCAGTCAAAAAAATTTGCGACAAATGTCGTGTTATTAGACGTAAAGGCCGCGTAATGATTATTTGTGCACAACCAAAGCACAAACAAAGACAAGGTTAA